A genome region from Triticum aestivum cultivar Chinese Spring chromosome 2B, IWGSC CS RefSeq v2.1, whole genome shotgun sequence includes the following:
- the LOC123039437 gene encoding BTB/POZ and MATH domain-containing protein 2-like — protein MLRTSSQAEVVSCRAKEHVFSQRNDERGRRRFVSRWSLKSLSREGEGDGSFTIRCVLTVSKESPLVLQGKLEPWIGDPTGADVTFRVGGRKFPAHRILLASQSPVFKAQLFGPMAEKDMGRVKVVDVEPTIFQMMLHYVYTDSLPPCDDKDGYSVATLQHLLVAADRYGLGMLRLMCERELCEKIDVKTVRSTFALANQHNCEQLKSDCLWFMSSPKVLGAVLETEGFKEHFMPSCRPMALEEGASGKKCRRREEKIDPNKKKIKKIRTKQ, from the coding sequence ATGCTGAGGACCAGCAGCCAGGCAGAGGTGGTCAGCTGTCGCGCGAAGGAGCACGTCTTCTCTCAGCGGAATGACGAGCGGGGCCGCCGCAGGTTTGTGAGCAGGTGGAGCTTGAAATCCCTGTCCCGCGAAGGCGAAGGCGACGGCTCCTTCACGATACGGTGCGTGCTCACCGTCAGCAAGGAGTCTCCGCTGGTGCTGCAGGGCAAGCTCGAGCCCTGGATCGGTGACCCGACAGGCGCGGACGTCACGTTccgcgtgggcggccggaagtTTCCAGCGCACCGGATCCTCCTGGCCTCGCAGTCGCCAGTCTTTAAAGCTCAGCTCTTTGGCCCCATGGCGGAGAAGGACATGGGGCGCGTCAAGGTCGTGGATGTGGAGCCGACCATCTTCCAAATGATGCTTCACTACGTCTATACGGATTCGCTGCCACCGTGCGACGACAAAGACGGGTACAGCGTCGCGACGCTGCAGCATTTGCTGGTCGCCGCGGATAGGTATGGGCTGGGCATGCTGAGGCTAATGTGCGAGAGGGAGCTGTGTGAAAAGATCGATGTCAAGACTGTCAGGTCCACCTTCGCATTGGCGAACCAGCACAACTGCGAGCAGCTCAAGAGTGATTGCCTGTGGTTTATGTCATCGCCAAAAGTCCTTGGCGCCGTCTTAGAGACCGAGGGGTTCAAGGAGCACTTCATGCCAAGTTGCCGCCCAATGGCTTTGGAGGAGGGAGCTTCAGGGAAAAAATGTAGACGTCGAGAGGAAAAAATTGATCCAAACAAGAAAAAGATCAAAAAGATCCGTACAAAGCAGTGA
- the LOC123042177 gene encoding BTB/POZ and MATH domain-containing protein 2-like: MAHNSTSPASHVELPETSSRCVTESRTHNLEVAGYSLDGMGVGKYIRSSRFSVGGYDWCIRFYPDGERETVNVAGNASCFLFCVSQKEVRVMFTLNMLEKHGAVQVTNHRALEHTICPPHYNYGLPYFVEKSRLKSSALANNGYVTIRCALTVIKEPPAEPECEENRVVVPPQELPGDLGRALKDGNGLDVVIDVGGRLFGAHKFMLAARSPVFKAQLFGPMMKKDTRRIKVVGMEPAIFGMLREFIYTDLLPTWEGEGYGAAVMQHLLVAADRYGLNRLKLMCEEKLCESIDVETVTTTLALAEQHNCEVLKKACLKFMSSQRVMDAVGKTDGFKHLMASCPLLNLKKNLGDKTGVTKKSR, encoded by the coding sequence ATGGCTCACAACTCGACCTCTCCAGCAAGTCACGTCGAGTTACCGGAGACGTCGTCGAGATGCGTGACGGAGAGCAGGACGCACAACTTGGAGGTGGCCGGTTACTCGCTCGACGGCATGGGCGTCGGCAAGTACATTAGATCGAGCAGATTCAGCGTCGGGGGCTACGACTGGTGCATCAGATTCTACCCAGATGGAGAGAGAGAGACCGTGAACGTTGCCGGCAACGCATCGTGCTTTCTGTTTTGCGTGAGCCAGAAGGAGGTGAGAGTCATGTTCACCCTCAACATGCTGGAGAAACATGGAGCCGTACAGGTAACCAACCACCGTGCGCTAGAGCATACTATCTGTCCGCCACATTATAATTATGGCCTCCCTTATTTCGTCGAGAAATCGAGGCTGAAATCGTCGGCCCTCGCCAACAATGGCTACGTGACGATAAGGTGCGCCCTCACTGTGATCAAAGAGCCGCCCGCGGAGCCGGAGTGCGAGGAGAATCGTGTCGTGGTTCCGCCGCAGGAGCTGCCCGGAGACCTCGGGCGTGCCCTCAAAGACGGGAACGGCCTAGATGTTGTCATCGATGTGGGCGGCAGGCTGTTCGGAGCCCACAAGTTCATGCTCGCTGCTCGGTCCCCGGTCTTCAAGGCTCAGCTCTTTGGCCCGATGATGAAGAAGGACACACGGCGCATCAAGGTCGTCGGCATGGAGCCAGCCATCTTCGGGATGCTTCGCGAGTTCATATACACGGATTTGCTACCAACATGGGAAGGGGAAGGTTATGGTGCCGCCGTAATGCAACATTTGCTCGTCGCGGCAGATCGGTACGGGCTAAACAGGCTCAAGCTGATGTGCGAAGAGAAGCTGTGCGAAAGCATCGACGTGGAGACTGTCACAACCACATTGGCGCTAGCAGAACAGCACAACTGCGAAGTGCTCAAGAAGGCATGCCTGAAGTTTATGTCGTCGCAGAGAGTGATGGACGCCGTCGGGAAGACCGATGGGTTCAAACACCTCATGGCAAGTTGCCCCCTGCTGAATTTGAAGAAGAATCTCGGGGACAAGACAGGTGTCACGAAGAAGTCAAGATAG